The DNA region GCTCACGTTCAAGCTCGGTGCGGACGGCCGCATCGCTGACGCGAAATTCAAGACGTTCGGCTGCGCCTCCGCGATCGCCTCCAGTTCCGCCCTCACCGAGATGATCATGGGCAAGACCATCGAGGAGGCTGAAAAGATAACCAACAAGCACATAGCCGAATACCTGGGCGGCCTCCCCGAGGAGAAGATGCACTGCTCGGTGATGGGCCGCGAGGCGCTCGCGGCTGCAATCGCCGACTATCGCGGCGAGGGGACCAAGACGCGCACCCTCGAAGGCCAGGTCATCTGCAAGTGCTACGGCGTGACCGAGCAGCAGATCAGGAAGGTAGCGATAGAGAACAACCTCAGGACCATCGACGAGGTCACCCACTACACCAAAGCCGGCGGCGGATGCGGCCTCTGCCACGAGAAGATCCAACAAATACTGGATGACGTCAGGTCCAAGGCCGCGGCCTCGCCC from bacterium includes:
- the nifU gene encoding Fe-S cluster assembly protein NifU, with the translated sequence MWNYTEKVIDHFLHPRNVGEIEDPDGAGEVGSLACGDMLRLTFKLGADGRIADAKFKTFGCASAIASSSALTEMIMGKTIEEAEKITNKHIAEYLGGLPEEKMHCSVMGREALAAAIADYRGEGTKTRTLEGQVICKCYGVTEQQIRKVAIENNLRTIDEVTHYTKAGGGCGLCHEKIQQILDDVRSKAAASPTQAEISEQQKAKGIALTNLEKIHIIEQLIQDRIRPALKQDGGDIELVDVDQNVVYVRLKGACDGCPSANYTMRQFIEKEIHREVSPAIRVEEVRS